From Streptomyces sp. Edi4, one genomic window encodes:
- a CDS encoding BTAD domain-containing putative transcriptional regulator: MARTPSRPAGPANRTPQPLPRRRTPGDFAKAFLAFVALLGLVVGVPAALVASVGWPLPHRMPSLDMVRQQISVNVFVKILTLVVWLAWAQFAACVLVEVKAAVSGVGLPSRVPGAGPSQLLARQLIAAVLLITATAASFTPGLGHGQQIEHTSRPTVAAAQQLPGQHQAATVAEAMQKQAAAQAHHAAETQDGAAAEGATKFYRIQPPEGRHHDSLWEVAERHLGDGRRYHEIYQLNKDRVQPDGTKLSEASLIRPGWIMEMPADAHGGDLVEMPVQAPKASPQLQRQIAEYAKSGGHAQPAGQAVGARPAETPAPPGAVPEQQAPAVAAPTPAPAAEQAHEDTTASSSDSGFGLADALIGAPLLAAGVLGALGRRRRMALWQSAMTAVAGRRGMEPPVPSGADADVHDALLIGADPEAVRFLDLALRGLAASLDEAGRALPVVYAAWFTATELHLQLAQPSGEPPAPWQQGRDATVWRLERTAASGYQDMTPETAAAPYPGLVSLGTLDGARLLLNLEAAPGPVSLSGPAGARAAVLSSVAAELATSGWSDRMTVTVVGFGRELGALAPTRLRHLESVAVLIEDLGAEIQQRRSALGAAGHDSVLTGRTGPAQHTRWAPHLVMIAETPTQAEAAALAELTAGAGRLGIGCLVGVDAAAPELGAAWDLEVTGEGRLTAPLLGLELTAQLLPAEVHDAVVRLFATADTMPGPDGDDPAPATHAFLVDITERGRPAVYARLVGTYEIIGLDAPDDERSALLHEALALLLLHREGVHPLVLASAMWPRGVTDEVRDALLGRLRDWLGTDEDGSPRLRTDARGRLTLAPSVVSDLDVLRSLHYEATEGRGARRASVRERLLTDALGLVRGPLLADRAEGRYGWLGHEIIDTQLPLLVADVALALCAHHREQETPGKAIGVLRTALASSPSDERLWNELLRATHESGDQDGLRALVGELTARSGPRGLPPRTAALLDELLPAWRGDAGPAAASAG; this comes from the coding sequence ATGGCACGCACCCCCTCCCGCCCCGCGGGTCCGGCGAACCGGACGCCGCAGCCGTTGCCGCGCCGGCGTACGCCCGGTGACTTCGCCAAGGCGTTCCTCGCCTTCGTCGCGCTGCTCGGGCTCGTGGTGGGTGTGCCCGCGGCGCTCGTGGCGAGCGTGGGGTGGCCGCTGCCGCACCGGATGCCCTCGCTCGACATGGTGCGCCAGCAGATCTCCGTGAACGTGTTCGTGAAGATCCTCACGCTGGTCGTGTGGCTGGCCTGGGCGCAGTTCGCCGCGTGCGTGCTCGTGGAGGTCAAGGCCGCCGTGTCCGGGGTCGGGCTGCCCTCGCGGGTGCCGGGCGCGGGCCCCAGTCAACTGCTCGCGCGTCAGCTGATCGCGGCGGTGCTGCTCATCACGGCCACCGCCGCCAGCTTCACGCCGGGGCTCGGGCACGGCCAGCAGATCGAGCACACCAGCAGGCCGACCGTCGCAGCGGCCCAGCAACTGCCGGGACAGCACCAGGCGGCCACCGTCGCGGAGGCGATGCAGAAGCAGGCGGCGGCGCAGGCGCACCACGCGGCCGAGACGCAGGACGGGGCGGCGGCCGAAGGAGCCACCAAGTTCTACCGGATCCAGCCGCCCGAGGGACGCCACCACGACTCGCTGTGGGAGGTCGCCGAGCGCCACCTCGGGGACGGGCGGCGCTACCACGAGATCTACCAGCTCAACAAGGACCGGGTGCAGCCCGACGGCACCAAACTGTCCGAGGCCAGCCTCATCCGGCCGGGCTGGATCATGGAGATGCCGGCCGACGCCCACGGCGGCGACCTGGTCGAGATGCCGGTCCAGGCGCCCAAGGCCTCGCCCCAACTCCAGCGGCAGATAGCCGAGTACGCGAAGTCCGGTGGCCACGCGCAGCCCGCCGGCCAGGCAGTCGGGGCGCGGCCGGCCGAGACGCCCGCACCCCCCGGCGCCGTACCGGAACAGCAGGCCCCGGCCGTCGCGGCCCCCACGCCCGCCCCGGCGGCGGAACAGGCCCACGAGGACACCACCGCGTCCTCGTCGGACAGCGGGTTCGGGCTCGCCGACGCGCTCATCGGGGCGCCGCTGCTCGCCGCGGGCGTGCTCGGAGCGCTCGGCCGGCGCCGCCGCATGGCGCTGTGGCAGTCCGCGATGACGGCCGTAGCGGGACGGCGCGGCATGGAGCCCCCGGTGCCCAGTGGCGCCGACGCCGACGTCCACGACGCCCTGCTGATCGGCGCCGACCCGGAGGCCGTACGCTTCCTCGACCTGGCGCTTCGCGGCCTCGCCGCGTCCCTCGACGAGGCCGGCCGTGCGCTGCCCGTGGTGTACGCGGCCTGGTTCACGGCCACCGAGCTGCACCTCCAGCTGGCCCAGCCGTCCGGTGAGCCGCCCGCCCCCTGGCAGCAGGGCCGCGACGCCACCGTGTGGCGCCTTGAGCGCACCGCGGCCTCCGGCTATCAGGACATGACGCCCGAGACCGCGGCGGCGCCCTACCCCGGCCTGGTCAGCCTCGGCACGCTCGACGGCGCCCGGCTCCTCCTCAACCTGGAGGCCGCCCCCGGCCCGGTCTCGCTCAGCGGCCCGGCCGGTGCGCGCGCCGCGGTGCTCTCATCGGTCGCGGCCGAACTCGCCACCAGCGGCTGGTCCGACCGCATGACCGTCACCGTCGTCGGGTTCGGCCGCGAACTGGGTGCCCTCGCCCCGACCCGGCTGCGCCACCTCGAATCCGTGGCGGTGCTCATCGAAGACCTCGGCGCGGAGATCCAGCAGCGCCGGTCCGCACTCGGCGCGGCCGGTCACGACTCGGTCCTCACCGGGCGCACCGGACCGGCCCAGCACACCCGCTGGGCCCCGCACCTGGTGATGATCGCCGAGACCCCGACCCAGGCCGAGGCGGCCGCGCTCGCCGAACTGACCGCGGGGGCCGGGCGTCTTGGCATCGGCTGCCTGGTCGGCGTCGACGCGGCGGCGCCGGAGCTGGGCGCCGCCTGGGACCTGGAGGTCACCGGGGAGGGCCGGCTGACCGCGCCCCTGCTCGGCCTCGAACTCACCGCGCAACTGCTCCCCGCCGAGGTGCACGACGCGGTCGTACGCCTCTTCGCCACCGCCGACACCATGCCCGGCCCGGACGGCGACGACCCGGCCCCCGCCACTCACGCCTTCCTCGTGGACATCACCGAGCGGGGCCGCCCCGCCGTCTACGCCCGCCTGGTCGGAACGTACGAGATCATCGGGCTCGACGCGCCGGACGACGAGCGGAGCGCCCTGCTGCACGAGGCGCTTGCCCTGCTGCTCCTGCACCGCGAGGGCGTGCACCCGCTCGTCCTCGCCTCCGCCATGTGGCCGCGCGGGGTGACCGACGAGGTGCGCGACGCCCTGCTCGGGCGGCTGCGCGACTGGCTCGGCACCGACGAGGACGGCTCGCCCCGGCTGCGTACCGACGCCCGGGGCCGGCTCACCCTGGCCCCCTCCGTCGTCTCCGACCTCGACGTGCTGCGCTCGTTGCACTACGAGGCGACCGAGGGACGGGGCGCCCGGCGCGCCTCGGTGCGCGAACGGCTGCTCACCGACGCGCTCGGCCTGGTGCGCGGCCCGCTGCTGGCCGACCGGGCCGAGGGCCGCTACGGCTGGCTCGGCCACGAGATCATCGACACCCAACTCCCGCTCCTGGTGGCCGATGTGGCACTCGCGCTCTGTGCCCACCACCGAGAACAGGAGACGCCGGGCAAGGCCATCGGTGTGCTGCGCACCGCCCTCGCGAGCTCCCCGTCGGACGAGCGGCTGTGGAACGAGCTCCTGCGGGCCACGCACGAGAGCGGCGACCAGGACGGTCTGCGCGCGCTGGTCGGTGAGCTCACCGCGCGCAGTGGACCGCGCGGCCTGCCCCCGCGCACCGCCGCCCTCCTCGACGAACTCCTCCCGGCCTGGCGCGGTGACGCCGGGCCCGCCGCGGCGTCCGCGGGCTGA
- a CDS encoding A24 family peptidase has translation MNATLTTVAAGWGAGAGYLLPRALHRLSVEPDEPWRAACPAGHPIAGWLGPARCRDCQGDAASGRVLYAVSGTALVCAALAAATGPRPELAVWLLLAPFAVLLALVDLAVRRLPDLLTLPLAAAGALLLGLAALLPGHAGSWGAALLGGLALGGGYFVLFLINPAGLGFGDVKLALGLGVALGWYGWPCLFAGALLGLVLGAVYGMGLVVFRRAGRKTAFPLGPFLIAGAFGGLLLGGLTA, from the coding sequence GTGAACGCAACGCTGACCACCGTGGCCGCCGGGTGGGGCGCCGGCGCGGGATACCTGCTGCCGCGCGCCCTGCACCGGCTCTCCGTCGAACCCGACGAGCCCTGGCGCGCGGCCTGCCCGGCCGGGCATCCGATCGCCGGGTGGCTCGGCCCCGCCCGCTGCCGTGACTGCCAGGGGGACGCCGCCAGCGGCCGGGTCCTGTACGCCGTGTCGGGGACCGCGCTCGTGTGCGCCGCGCTCGCCGCCGCCACCGGGCCGCGCCCCGAACTGGCGGTCTGGCTCCTGCTCGCGCCGTTCGCGGTACTGCTGGCCCTGGTCGATCTGGCCGTACGCAGACTGCCCGACCTGCTCACCCTGCCGCTGGCCGCCGCCGGCGCCCTGCTGCTTGGGCTCGCCGCGCTCCTTCCCGGGCACGCGGGTTCCTGGGGGGCCGCCCTGCTCGGCGGGCTCGCGCTCGGCGGCGGGTACTTCGTGCTGTTCCTCATCAATCCGGCGGGCCTCGGTTTCGGTGACGTGAAGCTCGCGCTCGGGCTCGGCGTGGCGCTCGGGTGGTACGGCTGGCCGTGCCTGTTCGCCGGGGCGCTGCTCGGTCTCGTCCTCGGCGCGGTGTACGGGATGGGACTCGTCGTGTTCCGAAGGGCCGGACGCAAGACCGCGTTCCCGCTCGGCCCGTTCCTCATCGCCGGAGCCTTCGGCGGCCTGCTGCTCGGCGGCCTCACCGCATAG
- the mqnC gene encoding cyclic dehypoxanthinyl futalosine synthase has protein sequence MTEKADLQSVLDRAAAGGRITPEEALDLYRSAPLHALGSAADAVRRRRYAGTEHIATYIIERNINYTNVCVTACKFCAFYAAPKDTAKGWTRDLEDILRRCAETVELGGTQIMFQGGHHPDYGVEYYEEHFAAIKKAYPQLVIHSLGASEVEHMARISKVSVEEAISRIHAAGLDSFAGAGAEILPERPRKAIAPLKESGERWLEIMETAHRLGVESTSTMLMGTGETNAERIEHLRMIRDVQDRTGGFRAFIPYTYQPENNHLKGRTQATIFEYLRMIAIARIFLDNVAHIQGSWLTTGKEAGQLTLHYGADDLGSIMLEENVVSSAGAKHRSNLREMIDMIRTADRVPAQRSTTYEHLVVHDDPANDPLDARVQSHISSTAIAGGTAHPELKLLSAN, from the coding sequence GTGACTGAGAAGGCCGACCTCCAGTCCGTTCTCGACCGTGCCGCCGCGGGTGGGCGGATCACCCCCGAGGAAGCGCTCGACCTCTACCGCTCCGCGCCGCTGCACGCGCTCGGCTCCGCCGCCGACGCGGTGCGCAGGCGGCGTTACGCCGGCACCGAGCACATCGCGACGTACATCATCGAGCGGAACATCAACTACACCAACGTCTGTGTGACGGCGTGCAAGTTCTGCGCGTTCTACGCCGCTCCCAAGGACACCGCCAAGGGCTGGACCCGTGACCTCGAGGACATCCTGCGCCGCTGCGCGGAGACCGTGGAGCTCGGCGGCACGCAGATCATGTTCCAGGGCGGGCACCACCCCGACTACGGCGTCGAGTACTACGAAGAGCACTTCGCGGCGATCAAGAAGGCCTACCCGCAGCTGGTGATCCACTCGCTGGGCGCCTCCGAGGTCGAGCACATGGCCCGCATCTCGAAGGTGAGCGTGGAGGAGGCCATCAGCCGCATCCACGCCGCCGGGCTCGACTCCTTCGCCGGGGCGGGCGCCGAGATCCTGCCCGAGCGGCCGCGCAAGGCGATCGCGCCGCTCAAGGAGTCCGGCGAGCGGTGGCTGGAGATCATGGAGACCGCGCACCGTCTGGGTGTGGAGTCGACGTCCACCATGCTCATGGGCACCGGCGAGACCAACGCCGAGCGCATCGAGCACCTGCGCATGATCCGCGACGTGCAGGACCGCACCGGCGGGTTCCGCGCGTTCATCCCGTACACCTACCAGCCCGAGAACAACCACCTCAAGGGCCGCACCCAGGCGACCATCTTCGAGTACCTGCGCATGATCGCCATCGCGCGCATCTTCCTCGACAACGTCGCCCACATCCAGGGTTCCTGGCTGACCACCGGCAAGGAGGCCGGGCAGCTCACCCTGCACTACGGAGCGGACGACCTCGGCTCGATCATGCTGGAGGAGAACGTCGTCTCCTCCGCCGGTGCCAAGCACCGCTCGAACCTCCGCGAGATGATCGACATGATCCGCACGGCCGACCGGGTGCCCGCCCAGCGCTCCACCACCTACGAGCACCTTGTGGTGCACGACGACCCGGCCAACGACCCCCTCGACGCGCGCGTCCAGTCGCACATCTCCTCCACCGCGATCGCCGGCGGCACCGCCCACCCCGAGCTCAAGCTCCTCTCCGCCAACTGA
- a CDS encoding NmrA/HSCARG family protein — protein MSTRTTGTIAVFGATGQQGGAVVDALLDHKARVRALVRNPQSDRARALAARGVELAAIRAEDPASPAAALAAVEGFYFMTPEANSLEEVEAEIRVGTALVDAAVEAGVPHVVFNSVFGADRESGVPHHDSKHWIEERLRKSGLRASMVRATAFMENFASVLAPSLEHGEIVLRMPLPEDVALKMISVRDIGRVAAALLLGTAEAPGGAVELVGDELTGPQIAAAFGARAGLPARYEVLPLSVLPNDLDKVMFREFANAGKYPSDLAVVRAIEPATLDLVEWIRVTGWSAPTNVAVS, from the coding sequence ATGAGCACACGGACGACCGGCACGATCGCGGTCTTCGGCGCGACGGGGCAACAGGGCGGGGCGGTGGTCGACGCGCTGCTGGACCACAAGGCGCGGGTGCGGGCCCTGGTCCGCAACCCGCAGTCCGACCGGGCTCGGGCGCTGGCCGCCCGCGGCGTCGAGCTGGCGGCCATCCGGGCCGAGGACCCGGCGTCGCCGGCCGCCGCGCTGGCGGCGGTCGAGGGGTTCTACTTCATGACCCCGGAGGCGAACAGCCTCGAAGAGGTCGAGGCGGAGATCCGCGTCGGTACCGCGCTCGTCGACGCGGCGGTCGAGGCGGGCGTCCCGCACGTCGTCTTCAACTCGGTCTTCGGCGCGGACCGGGAGTCGGGTGTGCCGCACCACGACTCGAAGCACTGGATCGAGGAGCGCCTGAGGAAGTCCGGCCTCAGGGCCTCGATGGTTCGCGCGACCGCCTTCATGGAGAACTTCGCGAGCGTGTTGGCGCCGAGCCTGGAGCACGGGGAGATCGTGCTGAGGATGCCGCTGCCGGAGGACGTCGCCCTGAAGATGATCTCGGTCAGGGACATCGGCCGAGTCGCCGCCGCGCTCCTGCTCGGCACCGCGGAGGCGCCCGGCGGAGCCGTCGAGCTCGTCGGCGACGAGCTGACGGGCCCCCAGATCGCCGCGGCGTTCGGCGCGCGCGCCGGGCTTCCGGCACGGTACGAGGTCCTCCCGTTGAGCGTGCTTCCCAACGACCTCGACAAGGTGATGTTCCGCGAGTTCGCGAACGCGGGCAAGTACCCCTCGGACCTCGCGGTGGTGCGCGCGATCGAGCCGGCCACCCTGGATCTGGTCGAGTGGATCAGAGTCACCGGCTGGAGCGCGCCCACAAACGTGGCTGTTTCCTGA
- a CDS encoding MarR family transcriptional regulator — MDYGDKLFWLSVVIQRKYAQICAEFDLTPSQATLLCAVRNEPRQMADLAASLGMTKNALSQLVDRTARRELVGRASSAQDRRVVMLSATPAGKVLGEAIYAEVAKRLPEIARNLDADDQRDFERVATAIVDTSDLSSPTPNPPITP, encoded by the coding sequence GTGGACTATGGCGACAAACTCTTCTGGCTCTCGGTCGTGATTCAACGCAAGTACGCGCAGATCTGCGCCGAGTTCGACCTGACCCCCTCGCAGGCCACGCTGCTCTGCGCAGTCAGGAACGAGCCGCGGCAGATGGCTGACCTCGCCGCGTCGTTGGGTATGACCAAGAACGCGTTGAGCCAGCTGGTCGATCGCACCGCGCGGCGCGAGTTGGTCGGCCGGGCAAGCTCGGCGCAGGACCGACGGGTCGTCATGCTCAGTGCTACGCCCGCGGGGAAGGTGCTCGGCGAGGCCATTTACGCCGAGGTCGCCAAGCGCCTGCCCGAGATCGCGAGGAACCTCGACGCCGACGACCAGCGCGACTTCGAGCGCGTGGCCACCGCCATCGTGGACACCTCGGACCTCTCTTCGCCCACCCCGAACCCACCCATCACACCGTGA
- a CDS encoding chitinase, which yields MRSFLRVPVAGAGVLAALLCAGCGADSAAPKARDTPAAPAATGPLTTTYSPYVSATTAAPTDAVGSPAVYNLAFVIAHGSTCRAVWDDDTAIVDSDVKDRVAALKKGGASVRVSFGGQAGKELALTCRTPDQLAAAYGSALDAAGAAEADFDIEGAALTDAAALSRRAEAIALLQKRRTLKVTFTLAAMPTGFTPQALALLTSAKEHGVTVSAVNAMTMNYGTSFGGNMGDYAVRAATAAQTQLKQALQLSDRAAWQGLGVTPMIGVNDVKGETFTLADAAKVRKFARDKGVGRVSMWVTYRDQKCAGGVNTSVAQASCSGVDQEPGAFAKALSQA from the coding sequence ATGCGGAGTTTCCTGAGGGTGCCGGTCGCGGGGGCCGGTGTCCTGGCCGCGCTGCTGTGCGCGGGGTGCGGTGCGGACTCAGCCGCCCCGAAGGCCCGGGACACCCCGGCCGCCCCCGCCGCGACCGGCCCGCTGACCACCACGTACTCCCCCTATGTCAGCGCCACCACCGCCGCGCCGACCGACGCCGTCGGCTCCCCCGCCGTCTACAACCTGGCCTTCGTGATCGCCCACGGCAGCACCTGCCGCGCGGTGTGGGACGACGACACCGCGATCGTGGACAGCGACGTCAAGGACCGGGTGGCCGCGCTCAAGAAGGGGGGCGCATCGGTGCGGGTGTCGTTCGGCGGGCAGGCCGGCAAGGAGCTCGCGCTCACCTGCCGCACCCCGGACCAGCTGGCCGCCGCCTACGGCTCCGCGCTGGACGCGGCCGGCGCCGCCGAGGCCGACTTCGACATCGAGGGCGCCGCGCTGACCGACGCGGCCGCCCTGTCCCGGCGCGCCGAGGCGATAGCCCTGCTCCAGAAGCGGCGCACCCTGAAGGTGACGTTCACGCTGGCGGCGATGCCGACGGGGTTCACGCCCCAGGCGCTGGCGCTGCTCACGTCGGCCAAGGAGCACGGCGTGACAGTCTCGGCGGTCAACGCCATGACGATGAACTACGGCACGTCGTTCGGCGGGAACATGGGCGACTACGCGGTACGGGCGGCGACGGCCGCGCAGACCCAGCTCAAGCAGGCGCTCCAGCTCTCCGACCGGGCGGCCTGGCAAGGGCTCGGGGTGACACCGATGATCGGCGTCAACGACGTCAAGGGCGAGACGTTCACGCTCGCGGACGCGGCGAAGGTGCGGAAGTTCGCCCGGGACAAGGGGGTGGGGCGGGTGTCCATGTGGGTGACGTACCGCGATCAGAAGTGTGCCGGCGGCGTCAACACCTCGGTGGCGCAGGCCAGTTGCAGCGGCGTCGACCAGGAACCGGGCGCCTTCGCGAAGGCGCTGTCCCAGGCCTGA
- a CDS encoding demethylmenaquinone methyltransferase translates to MTRASLDKQPHEVASMFDDVAAHYDLTNDVLSLGQARLWRKEVAKAVDARPAQKVLDLAAGTATSSLPFAAAGAYTVPCDFSLGMLKVGKGRQPHLPFTAGDATKLPFRDDTFDAVTISFGLRNVQDTDAALREMHRVTKPGGRVVICEFSQPTWKPLRTVYTEYLMRALPPVATAVSSNPEAYVYLAESIRAWPAQDALAARLQGAGWSKVAWRNLTGGIVALHRGFKA, encoded by the coding sequence GTGACCCGCGCATCCCTGGACAAGCAGCCGCACGAAGTCGCCTCGATGTTCGACGACGTCGCGGCACACTACGACCTCACCAACGACGTGCTCTCCCTCGGCCAGGCCCGGCTGTGGCGCAAGGAGGTCGCCAAGGCGGTCGACGCGCGCCCCGCGCAGAAGGTGCTCGACCTCGCGGCCGGCACGGCCACCTCCTCGCTGCCCTTCGCGGCGGCCGGGGCGTACACCGTGCCCTGCGACTTCTCGCTCGGCATGCTCAAGGTCGGCAAGGGGCGCCAGCCGCACCTGCCGTTCACGGCGGGCGACGCGACGAAGCTGCCCTTCCGTGACGACACCTTCGACGCCGTGACGATCTCCTTCGGGCTGCGCAACGTGCAGGACACCGACGCCGCGCTGCGCGAGATGCACCGGGTCACCAAGCCGGGCGGGCGGGTCGTGATCTGCGAGTTCTCGCAGCCGACCTGGAAGCCGCTGCGGACGGTGTACACGGAGTACCTGATGCGCGCGCTGCCGCCCGTCGCGACGGCGGTGTCCTCCAACCCGGAGGCGTACGTCTACCTCGCGGAGTCCATCAGGGCCTGGCCCGCCCAGGACGCGCTCGCGGCGCGGCTCCAGGGGGCGGGCTGGTCCAAGGTGGCGTGGCGGAACCTGACGGGCGGAATCGTGGCGCTGCACCGGGGCTTCAAGGCGTAG
- a CDS encoding GNAT family N-acetyltransferase, with translation MSTVSTESAESAEPARSGAPEKPLPVVRLRVPTEEDAYEWHRVFDDPDVMEFHGGRPAEVSVYEELTARQRKHDAERGFCLWTLLDEDDTVIGFTGAQPWPLDDWGPVGEIEIGWRLARAHWGRGYATAAARATLARVRAAGVPRVVAMVHPGNVRSVAVTERLGMTLSRTYPSSPLGVDALCFRLELDA, from the coding sequence ATGAGCACTGTGTCCACCGAGTCAGCCGAGTCCGCCGAGCCCGCCCGGTCCGGCGCCCCCGAGAAGCCCCTTCCCGTCGTACGGCTGCGCGTGCCCACCGAGGAGGACGCGTACGAATGGCACCGCGTGTTCGACGACCCCGACGTGATGGAGTTCCACGGCGGACGCCCGGCCGAGGTCTCCGTGTACGAGGAACTGACCGCCCGCCAGCGCAAGCACGACGCCGAGCGCGGATTCTGTCTGTGGACGCTCCTGGACGAGGACGACACGGTCATCGGCTTCACCGGCGCGCAGCCCTGGCCGCTCGACGACTGGGGCCCGGTCGGCGAGATCGAGATCGGCTGGCGCCTCGCCCGCGCCCACTGGGGCCGGGGCTACGCGACGGCGGCGGCCCGGGCGACCCTGGCCCGCGTCCGCGCCGCCGGTGTGCCGCGCGTGGTGGCGATGGTCCATCCCGGGAACGTACGTTCGGTGGCGGTGACCGAGCGCCTGGGGATGACGCTGTCCAGGACGTACCCGTCGTCGCCGCTGGGGGTGGACGCGCTCTGCTTCCGCCTGGAGCTGGATGCCTGA
- a CDS encoding geranylgeranyl reductase family protein — translation MTEPLSEHTADVIVVGAGPAGSTTAYYLAKAGLDVLLLEKTAFPREKVCGDGLTPRATKQLVSMGIDISEEAGWLRNKGLRIIGGGVRLQLDWPDLASYPDYGLVRKRDDFDEQLARQAQKAGARLYERCNVGAPILEERTGRIIGVNAKLGEEKTPVTFHAPLVVAADGNSTRLSLAMGLHRREDRPMGVAVRTYFTSPRHDDDYLESWLELWDRRGPQDRLLPGYGWIFGMGDGTSNVGLGILNSSSAFRELDWREILKAWCASMPADWGYTPENMTGPIRGAALPMAFNRQPHYTKGLLLVGDAGGLVNPFNGEGIAYAMESGQIAADVIVQAHARATPAQRELALHAYPKILKDTYGGYYTLGRAFVKLIGNPKVMKIATQRGLTHPLLMKFTLKMLANLTDPTGGDAMDRIINGLSKVAPKA, via the coding sequence GTGACCGAGCCGCTCTCCGAACACACCGCCGACGTGATCGTCGTCGGCGCCGGCCCGGCCGGTTCGACGACCGCGTACTACCTGGCCAAGGCCGGACTCGATGTGCTGCTCCTGGAGAAGACCGCCTTCCCGCGCGAGAAGGTGTGCGGCGACGGTCTGACCCCGCGCGCCACCAAGCAGCTCGTCTCGATGGGGATCGACATCTCCGAAGAGGCCGGCTGGCTGCGGAACAAGGGTCTGCGGATCATCGGCGGGGGTGTCCGGCTCCAGCTCGACTGGCCGGATCTCGCCTCGTACCCGGACTACGGACTCGTCCGCAAGCGTGACGACTTCGACGAGCAGCTGGCGCGCCAGGCGCAGAAGGCGGGCGCCCGCCTCTACGAGCGCTGCAACGTCGGCGCCCCCATCCTGGAGGAGCGCACCGGCCGGATCATCGGCGTCAACGCCAAGCTCGGCGAGGAGAAGACCCCGGTCACCTTCCACGCCCCGCTGGTGGTGGCGGCCGACGGCAACTCCACGCGGCTCTCCCTGGCGATGGGCCTGCACCGGCGCGAGGACCGCCCGATGGGCGTGGCCGTACGGACGTACTTCACCTCGCCCCGCCACGACGACGACTACCTGGAGTCCTGGCTCGAACTCTGGGACCGGCGCGGCCCGCAGGACCGGCTGCTCCCCGGCTACGGCTGGATCTTCGGCATGGGCGACGGCACGTCCAACGTCGGCCTCGGCATCCTCAACTCCTCCTCCGCCTTCCGCGAGCTGGACTGGCGCGAGATCCTGAAGGCGTGGTGCGCGTCCATGCCGGCGGACTGGGGCTACACCCCGGAGAACATGACGGGCCCGATCCGCGGCGCGGCCCTGCCGATGGCCTTCAACCGCCAGCCGCACTACACCAAGGGCCTGTTGCTGGTCGGCGACGCGGGCGGCCTGGTCAACCCGTTCAACGGCGAGGGCATCGCGTACGCCATGGAGTCGGGCCAGATCGCGGCGGACGTCATCGTCCAGGCCCACGCCCGCGCGACCCCCGCCCAGCGCGAACTGGCCCTGCACGCCTACCCGAAGATCCTCAAGGACACGTACGGCGGTTACTACACGCTGGGCCGCGCCTTCGTGAAGCTCATCGGCAACCCGAAGGTCATGAAGATCGCCACCCAGCGCGGCCTGACCCACCCGCTCCTGATGAAGTTCACCCTGAAAATGCTGGCGAACCTGACGGATCCGACGGGCGGGGACGCGATGGACCGCATCATCAACGGGCTGTCGAAGGTCGCGCCGAAGGCGTGA
- a CDS encoding DUF397 domain-containing protein: MEIQWQKSSFSTDAEGNCLELARVGDEVLLRESDNGDVIVRTSRQKLLAFLQGAQAGEFDALAK, translated from the coding sequence GTGGAAATTCAGTGGCAAAAGTCCTCATTCTCAACGGACGCGGAGGGCAACTGCCTGGAGCTCGCCAGAGTCGGAGATGAAGTCCTCCTCCGCGAGAGCGACAACGGCGACGTGATCGTGCGGACGAGCCGGCAGAAGCTCCTCGCGTTCCTCCAAGGCGCTCAGGCGGGCGAGTTCGACGCCCTCGCGAAGTAG